CCACGAATGCGATCTTAGGGAGATGTCGTCCACTGATGAGCGGCTGGCCAAGTTATTGCGGCGGGAAGGTTCAGAAGCTCACCATCCCTGCCATCGCCGGAGGCGTACTTGACGACGGGATGCCCGTCTGAATCGGTACGGTCGAGGATGCCGTCGAACTGCACACAGCGCACCTCCCCCGCAGGCGACGTCACCGACGCGAACAAGGGAGTCAAGTCCGGGAAGGAGTCAGTTTCATCTACGAGCAGGATGGTCCCATCGACGATGGGGCGGTCGACGTGATGGGTGGCGGGTTGCGGAGTGGCTGTGCCGCGCACGAGAAGAGTATCGACTGTGTAGGCGGCGCCGTCGAAGCGCATACTCGTCGCTACCGTGAGGCCCAGTCTGAGGGTAGTGGTCGCACGGTGAGCGAAGCAGCGCAGCAACCAGTCGATCGTGTCCCGGTCCGAGTTCTTGGGTGTTGCGCGGCCGTGGAAGATGTCGTTGCGGAGCTTCACCAGGGCGTCCACGGTGGTGCGAGAAGGAGTGTCCGGTGCGAGGGCTTGGACGGTCCGCTTGGCTGTTGCGTTGGTTTCGGCCTGTCGGCCCAGGGAAAAGGCGATATCACGCCACGTTCCCATGCTGGGCCTGTGCAGCTTACTCATAGCAAGGCCGGGGATGGGGTGAGGTCGAGAAGCGGCCATGCCGATACATGAGGCGAACCGCAGAATCGCCTCGATCGTATGGAGACCTTCGCTGACCTGAGTGTCAGTGGTCGTGGCTCGCAGGTAGCGTGCAAAGCGGTACGCAAGGGGAGTCGGAAGTTGTTCTGCCGCATTCTGGAGGGCTGCGGCGTTAGCTTCAGTGAGGAGCTTGGTACATGCGGGATGGAGCTGTTCTGCGGCGCTGTCCTTGTCAACCCAGTCAGCGGCGCCAAGACGCATAGCTTTAATAACCTGCGGTTTACCGCCTTCTCCAGACAGGACGAGCACCGGAATGTGGTTTTGAGCATTAGCTAGTTGCTCAAGGAGCCACAGGCCGCCCCATTCTTCCGGGGGCATCTTCATGTCGACTAGCATCAGGTCGAAGGGTTGAGAACAAATCGCATCCCATGCTGCTTGGCCATCGGCCACATGCTGGATCTTGGCTCCAGCCGCCCGGAGAGAGCTACAGAATGTGCGTGCGACGTCGGGCTGGTCATCGGCGACGAGGATTCGGGTGCCAGACAGCGTGGTGATCACGAAGTCTCCGTTAGTTCGGGTGTGGTCAGTGGAAGCTTGATTGTCCAGGTTGTGCCGACATCGGATGGGGTAGGAATCAGTTGGCCGCCCCGACGATGCAGCAGGGTCTGAGCGCCGAGGAGGCCCAGCCCGTTACCCCCTTGTTTAGTGCTATGAATTCGCGATCTACTCGTGAGGGCAATGGCGACGCTTGGGGCTAGCCCCGGCCCGTCGTCGGAAACCAAAATGACGGCTTCTTCCGCTGTGGCGGACCACGCGATCGTGAGGTAGCCGACGTTGTTCATCGCCTCGAGCGCGTTCTTAATGAGGTTGTTGAGAACAGAGCGCAGAGCGGCTTCGCTGATGTCAACGTGTGCTTCCCTAGAAGCTTGCGGGCTGTTTATCGACACCGTCTTCGGGGTGTCGGCGAGGACGGCCCCGGTGAACGCGTGCAAGAAGGATCCCAGCTCCAAGGCATGGGAGGTTTGGTCGTCCCACAGCGATGCAGCCACTCGTAGCTGCTTGGCTTGGGCTTGGGCTTGGTCGAGGTGCTCGCTAGCCGTGACCTGATTTCGTAGCTTGCCCGTCCGCGTCGTGGCCGGCATTCCCTCGGCGACCCGCGCCGCGCTCACCTGATTCTTGATGTCATGGAGTAGATCGGCGATGGACTGGGCCAGAGGGTCGGCGGGCGGACGGAGCAAGAGGAAGGCCGCGGAGGTTAGCGGCCCGAACTTGGCTGGCAGGTCGGGATAGTTGATGACGACCTCCAGTCCGAACTGGGTGGCAGTCAGGCGCGTCGTGGGGGTGACCTGCGACCAGAGGGTGCAGAAACGCTCTAGCGCCCCATATCGGCTATTAGTATGCTCGATGCCGCCACTAATCCCCACCTTAAACGGGTGTGTGTCCAATGGGGTTACGGTGACCCGGGCCCCGTCGTGAAGAACCGCTTCGATCGCGGCGTCCAAGACGGCCCGTTCACGGCTGGCTATCACCGCATCACCCTGCAGGTGCTTCTCAGTAACCTCGAGATGGCCACGATGGAGAAGTTCCCAGTCAGATACCAACTCCCTCAATCGAACCGGTTCTGGGTCGCTACCGTAGACTCGATAGAGGGCACACAGAAGAGTGAGGTGCCTAAGAAGTGCTGCGTCGATCGCTGCGGGGTCCTCCACTTGATCGATAAGATTCAGGACGTCGGCGAGCTCGTCGTCTGGGGTGCGCGCAGCTGGAGCTTCTGAGGCTTCGTAAGCACGTCGAAATGTCTTCGTTAGTTCGCCGGCATCGATACTTCTACTGAAATTGCTTCCCAGAATTTCATCGGCATCGGCTGCCCATTTCGCCAGCACCTCGGGGGTGCCGGCCAAGTGCAGACCGAAGAATCGATGAGTACGCCACTTAACGGGGAAGCTGTCGCCGGTCTGAGCGAGGTGGGTCAAATGCTGGAGTACCAGGCGAGCCAGCTCTCGATCTTGTTGTGACGCCTCGGGCAGTTCCTGGGCTGGCCGAGGTTGCGCCAGCGCCTCGAAGACACGCAAAACACGGGCAGCAGCTTGCTGCCGCCCCTTCTTCCTTGATGTGCCCGAGTAATGTCCTTGCAGACGCAGCTCGGCACCCAAAGGCGCGCTTGTGATGGTAACGGTTGACCAGAAGCGTCGGTCATGGTCGGGTCCGATGACGACGTCATCAAAGCTCAGAGTGAGGAAAGCTGCGGAGCACCAGCGCTCGAGTGCCGAGGAGGGATCCAAGGCCGACGTATCAGCCACCAACGTGTGCCATGCCCCCTCCCACTCGGCAGGCCAAATAGGTCCAATCGTGTCCGGGTATTCCTTTGAGGCGTAGACAGCGCCGATGACAGCCTGGAAAGCGGTGGCGGCGATGTCTGTGCTGACTCCGACTTGCTCTTGGCCTGTACCTAACAGCAAGCCAGAGCTTATGCCGCTCCGCTCGAACGCCTCAGCGACCCAATCGTTGGGCACCGTCTTGACAGCCAGATCACTCGGAGGGGTTGAGAGTGCACGGAGGGCTTGCGTACGCGCACTCTCGAAGTTCAGCACCTGCGAACCCAAGAATGCCAAAGTCGTGTTGTCTCGCTGTCTCGCCCGAGTTATCCAGTAGCCCTTCTCGTAGCACCAGGAGGAGTGCATGAGAGCCTGGGACAAAAGCGGTCGAGCCGAGCCTGAAAGTCCGAAAAGTTTCTGTACGCGAGCCACAATTTGGCGGTGTTCACTCTTCTCAGGTAGGTCACTCGTGGGCTGAACGGCGTTTGCAGGACTGGAGATCTGTGCACGCTGAACACTCGCCGGATGGTGCTGGACAAGGAAGTTGTAAGCGGCAAGGGAAGACGCGGCCCGCTTGCTTCTTCCGCAGCCTTCTGCGCAGCGTCCCCTTGAATCCTCAAGGGAAACCTTGTGCGTCAGTGCGTGGACCGGGCCCGCTGCCGTCTCCCTGCGGCTGAGCACGTGCCCTTGTAGCTCTTTGCTGAGGATTTCATTCCAATTGGGATCAGCTCCGGAGGCTGCCAGGACACTGCGTGTCAACTCGTGCAGCAACGATCGAGCAACGTCAGACTGGCCTGCCAAGTGCAGCACGCCAACTGTCTGAGTGAGTAGGGCGGCGGACACCTTCGGAGGCAGAATGGTCTCATCTACGAGCCCCACGCTGAGCAAGCACGACTGCCTTAGCCACGTCTGCCTGCCCGCCCAGTCAGCCAGTTTTGCGCGCGCTCCCGCTACGCGGTGGCTAAGCTTCCCTGCCGAATCTGAGGCGAAGGACGGGTAAGCGATCGACGCCATCTCCCGCGACACAAAGGTAGTACCCACGACTTCAAGTGAACTCAGGACGCCGACCGTCAGGTCCTTGTACTCTGCCTGATGTTCGTAGAGGTAGGAGCGGTGCATTAGTCCTACCGCGAGGGCACGCCGTATGTCGATGGATGGGCTGCGCAGGCCGGCCCCGGCTAGAGCTAGAACGGCTGGCGACTGCTCTGGAATCGGCTTAACACCACAATGCGTCAACACCCCGAGCGACTCGCCGCCGCTACTTCCCGGCAAGCCAGACATGTGCCTCCCCCTGGCGTCGCACGGCACCGGGCCGCACGTCGACACACCGATCAACGCACTCTAGCCGCTAACGGTCGCGGATGCGCCGATCGCCCCCAACCCGGCTAGAGTGGCCGCTAATTGACGGATAGACACCCCTTCGCATCTCCTTGCGCCCAGGGCTTCCGCGTACACGCACAGCGTCGTTGCCCGCGCCAGACGCCATGTGGCCGAGGAGGCGGCCCGACGGGTGGCGACCTTTTAGCGCACATGCCGCATTTCTACGACCTTCCCGCCCGGCCATCGGTCAACGCGCGCGTGGCGAGCACGTAGGCGTCCGGAACAGTATTGAGCCGTGCCCTGACAACTATGCTCCCGTCACGCAGCCGCTCTGACTGAACAGAAGGACTTGACAGGGAACGCTCCGGTCACCACGACCGACATCCCGGTCAGCGGCCCACCCGTCGGCTCGGCGTCCTCGGCACTGCCACCGGCACCGTCGGCCCCGGGAGCGGGCGGGGTGGCGCCGGGCTCGGCCATGTTCACCCCGGTCGCGGCGAGTTCGTCGATGAGGGGGGCGAGTTCGGCCAGTTCGGCGACGATGGAAGGGGCCTTCTCGGTACCGATGCCCTCCACCTGCCGCATCGCGTCGGCGTCGGCGGCGCGGATGTTGTCCATGGTGGCGAAGTGCCGGGCGATACGGCGGGACATCGAACGTCCGGTGCCGCGTACCCCGAGCGCGCACAGCACCCGCGACAGCGGCTGCCGCTTCGCCGCGACGATCGCCGCGAGGAGATTGTCCGTACTCGTCTCACCCATCCGTTCCAGGCCCAGCAACTGCTCCCGTGTGAGGGCGAACAGGCCGGCGAGATCCTTCACCAGGCCGGCGTCGACGAGCTGGACGACGCGGGTGTGGCCGAGGCCTTCGATGTCGAGCTGGTCGCGCCCGGCGGCGTAGGAGAGCGCGGCCACCAGATGGCAGTTACGGCCGTTCTCGCACCGCCAGCGCTGCTCGCTCGTGTCGATGCCGGCTCCGCAGCGGGGACACACCTCGGGGAAGACGATGGGCTGCTCGTCCCCGGTGCGCAGGTGGGCGACAGGGGCTTCGACGCGGGGGATGACGTCGCCGGCGCGATGAACCATGACGTGATCGCCCAGACGCAGGTCACGGCGGGTGATGTCGCCGGGATTGTGGAGCGTCGCGTAGGTGATGGTGGCGCCGTCGATCTCGACCGGTTCCAGCACGCCGCGCGGCGCGATGATCCCGGTGCGGCCCACGTTCCACTCCACCGCCAGCAGCCGGGTGATCTTCTCCACGGCGGGGAGTTTGTAGGCGATCGCCCAGCGAGGGGCCCTCGACCCCGATCCGGCGGTCCGCTGATCGGCGGCGAGGTCGGCCTTGATGACGATCCCGTCGATCCCGAACGGCAACTCCGCCCGCAGCGCGGCGATTTCCTTCACGCGGGTCAGCACCTCCTCGACGGTGCCGACGGTGACGCCGGGCACGGCGGTGGTCGCTGTGGTGTTCACCCCGAGGTCGCCGGCCAGCGTCATCAGGTCGCTGTGCGCGAGCTCGCCCAGGCGCACGGTCAGCGCCGACCCGGTGCCGGGCGTGGCGAGCAGTCCGTACCCGAAGAACGTCATCGGCACGGTGTACGGGCGGTCCTTGGCGCGCAGGGTGCCTGCCGAGGCGCCGCGCGGGTTCGCGAACGGCGGTCCGCCGTGCGCCGTCCGCGCGGTGTTCGCGTACTCGAACTGGGCGTTGGTCATGAGGACTTCGCCGCGCACTTCCACCGTCAACGGTTCGGCGAGCTCGGTCGGCAGGCCTTCGACGGTGCCGATGGCGTGCGAGACGTCCTCCCCGGCCGTTCCGTCGCCGCGCGTGACCAGCTGGGTGAGGCGGCCCCGGGTGTAACGGGCGGCGATCGCGAGACCGTCGAGCTTCGGTTCGACACTGAAGCGCGTGACGTCGCGGTCGATACGCCGGGCCAGCGACGTCGTCCAGGCGGTGAACTCCTCGGGGGAGAACACGTTGTCCAGGCTCAGCATCGCGGTCGTGTGCGGGACATCCCCGTCGACGGCGCCGCCGGCGACCTTCCCGGTCGGCGACTCGGGCAGCACCTCCTCGGGATGACCGGCCTCCCACGCCGCGATACCGCGCACCAGCCGGTCGTAGGCGTCGTCGTCCAGCACGGAGGTGCCGCCCGTGTAGTAGGCGGCCGACGCCTTTGTCGCGTCCTCGACCGCCTGCGCGTAGGCGGCGGCGTCCACGATCACTGCAGCTGGTGTTGTCATACCCGTCATCCTGCCTGCCACCACTGACAATGCCCCCGGCCGGCCGAGTGCCGGGAAACGGCGAGGGCCCGCGGGGCATCGGCGGCGGTGCCGGTTGTCGTCCGGCGGTGGTTCCACAGCATCCTCTCGGCGGGTTCCCGGGTTGCTGACCTCGGCTTCCCAGGTCGCACGGCAAGGATCGGCGATGTCTTCCGCCGCCTGCCGGCGGGCGGATTGACAGCGGACTCCCCGTCAACTCCCAGCTTTCTCCCCGCGATTCCCCTGGCACGCCGGTCAGAGTCGATCCCGGCGCACCCGGAGGGCGTGGGCGCGACCGGGAGCCGCCCCACCGACCCCCACCGCTCGAGGAATCCATGACGCACACCAGCAGCACTCCGCCCATGGCCCGGCGTTTCCAGTCGGCGTCGCGGGCCGATGTCCCTGGCTCGACCACCACGCACACGCCGACCGTCGAGATCGTCATACCCGTCTACAACGAGGAACGGGCGCTGCCCGGCTGCATCCGCACCCTCCATGCCCGACTGCGTGACCAGTTGCCGTACCCCTGGCGGATCACCGTGGCGGACAACGCCAGTGTCGACAGCACCCTCGACGTGGCCCGCGAGCTGTCCGAGGAACTGCCCGGTGTCGGCGTCTTCCATCTCGACCGCAAAGGCCGGGGCCTCGCGCTGCGCACCGTCTGGGCCATGAGCGACGCGGACATCGTCGTCTACATGGACGTCGACCTGTCCACCGGTCTGGACGGACTGCTCCCGCTGATCGCCCCGCTGGCCAGCGGGCACTCCGATCTCGCCATCGGCAGCCGCCTCGCCCCGGGCGCCCGCACCGTGCGCGGCCCGCGCCGCGAGCTGATCTCCCGCTGCTACAACGCGTTGATCCGGCTCACCCACGGCGCCCGGTTCAGTGACGCCCAATGCGGGTTCAAGGCCGCCCGCACCGACGTGCTGCGCCCGCTGCTGGCCAGGACCGAGGACGACGCCTGGTTCTTCGACACCGAACTGCTGCTGCTCGCCGAGCACAACGGCCTGCGCATCCATGAGGTCGCCGTCGACTGGGTGGAGGACGTCGACACCCGGGTGGACGTGGTCGGCACGGCTACCGACGACCTCAAGGGACTGTGGCGCATGGCCAGGCTCAAGGCGTCGGGCGCCGCCCGTGTCCCGGTGCCGCGCCGCCCCCAACCCGCCGCCGAGCACCCGGACGCCGTCCTCGCCCCGGATGCCGCGCGCTCCCAACTCGCCTGGCAGATCGGCTGCTTCGTCCTCATCGGCATCGCTTCGACCGCCGGACAGGCTCTTCTGTACTGGCTGCTGCGCGGCTGGTGGCAGCCCGTCGCGGCCAACTTCGTCTCGCTCCTCGTGCTCACCCTGCTGAACACCGAGGCCAACCGTCGCCTCACCTTCCGCTACTCCGCGGACGGTGTCGGGGCGGGACGGGCGCACCTGGGCGCCGGTGCCCTGTTCGTCATCGGCTATCTCACCACCTCGGCAGCGGTCCTGATGTTCCGCGACGCCGTGCCGGACGCCTCGGCGGCTGCCGAGACACTCGTCCTCGCCGCCTCCTCGGTCCTGGTGACAACCCTCCGCTTCCTGGTGCTGCGACTGGCCGTTTTCCGCCGTCGCTCGTCCTGACCCCTACTCCCCGAGAGCGAACCCCACCATGACCCCCACCACCGAGACGCACGCGGCCCCCGTCCTGCGTCTCCCCGTCACTAGCCGTGCCCTGCCACCCTGGGCGGCCCCGGTCGCCCTGGGCGCGATCCTGCTCCTGTCCGCGCTGCTGTACGGCTGGGCCCTCGGCTCGCTCGGCTGGGGCAACAGCTACTACTCGGCCGCCGTGAAGTCGATGGGCCGTGACTGGACCAACTTCCTGTTCGGCTCCTTCGACCCGGCCGGGGTCGTCACGGTCGACAAGCCACCGGCCGCGCTCTGGCCGCAGGTCCTCAGCAGCAAGATCTTCGGGATGCACGGGTGGGCGCTGATCCTGCCCCAGGTCGTGGAGGGTGTCGCCGGCGTGTTCGTGCTGCACCGCACGGTCCGGCGGTGGGCGGGCGAGGGCGCGGCACTGCTCGCCGCCCTGGTGATGACACTGACGCCGATCACCGTCGCCATCAACCGCGACAACAACCCCGACACGCTGCTGGTGCTGTTCCTGGTCGCCGCCGCCTATGCGCTGACCCGCGCCCTGCAGACCGACTCGGGCCGGCGCACCACCTGGTGGCTGTGCGCGAGCGGGTTCCTGGTCGGCTGCGGATTCCTCACCAAGATGATGGCGGCCTGGATGGTGCTGCCGGCTCTCGCGGCGGCCTGGCTGGTGGGCGCGCGGGGGACCTGGCTCACGCGGGCCGGGCAGTTGCTGACCGCCGGTGCGGTGTGCGCGGTGTCCTCGCTGTGGTGGGTGCTGATGGTCGCCTGGTGGCCCGGTGAGAAGCCGTACATCGGCGGCAGCACCGACGGCGGCGCCTGGGACCTGGTGACCGGCTACAACGGGCTCGGCCGGGTCTTCGGCGAGAGCGCGGGCGGTGGCGGTGGCGGCATGGGCAACTTCGCCGGCGGCTTCGGTGGCGAGGCCGGGCTGCTGCGGCTGTTCAACGACCAGGTGGCGGGCCAGATCAGCTGGCTGCTGCCGGTGAGCCTCGTGGCGATGGCCGTCGCGGTGACCGGTGCGGTGCTGCGTCGGCGCGGCAGCGGCTCGGCGGGTGAGGCCCTGGCGGGTTCGGGATGGGTGCTGTGGGGGACCTGGCTGCTGGTGTGCGGGCTCGTGTTCTCCACCCAGGAGGGAATCTTCCACCCGTACTACACCACTCAACTCGCCCCTGCTGTCGCGGCGTTGACCGCGGGACTGGCGACGGCGCTGGTGCGCGCCCACC
The DNA window shown above is from Streptomyces sp. NBC_01451 and carries:
- a CDS encoding response regulator; translated protein: MITTLSGTRILVADDQPDVARTFCSSLRAAGAKIQHVADGQAAWDAICSQPFDLMLVDMKMPPEEWGGLWLLEQLANAQNHIPVLVLSGEGGKPQVIKAMRLGAADWVDKDSAAEQLHPACTKLLTEANAAALQNAAEQLPTPLAYRFARYLRATTTDTQVSEGLHTIEAILRFASCIGMAASRPHPIPGLAMSKLHRPSMGTWRDIAFSLGRQAETNATAKRTVQALAPDTPSRTTVDALVKLRNDIFHGRATPKNSDRDTIDWLLRCFAHRATTTLRLGLTVATSMRFDGAAYTVDTLLVRGTATPQPATHHVDRPIVDGTILLVDETDSFPDLTPLFASVTSPAGEVRCVQFDGILDRTDSDGHPVVKYASGDGRDGELLNLPAAITWPAAHQWTTSP
- a CDS encoding ATP-binding protein, which codes for MSGLPGSSGGESLGVLTHCGVKPIPEQSPAVLALAGAGLRSPSIDIRRALAVGLMHRSYLYEHQAEYKDLTVGVLSSLEVVGTTFVSREMASIAYPSFASDSAGKLSHRVAGARAKLADWAGRQTWLRQSCLLSVGLVDETILPPKVSAALLTQTVGVLHLAGQSDVARSLLHELTRSVLAASGADPNWNEILSKELQGHVLSRRETAAGPVHALTHKVSLEDSRGRCAEGCGRSKRAASSLAAYNFLVQHHPASVQRAQISSPANAVQPTSDLPEKSEHRQIVARVQKLFGLSGSARPLLSQALMHSSWCYEKGYWITRARQRDNTTLAFLGSQVLNFESARTQALRALSTPPSDLAVKTVPNDWVAEAFERSGISSGLLLGTGQEQVGVSTDIAATAFQAVIGAVYASKEYPDTIGPIWPAEWEGAWHTLVADTSALDPSSALERWCSAAFLTLSFDDVVIGPDHDRRFWSTVTITSAPLGAELRLQGHYSGTSRKKGRQQAAARVLRVFEALAQPRPAQELPEASQQDRELARLVLQHLTHLAQTGDSFPVKWRTHRFFGLHLAGTPEVLAKWAADADEILGSNFSRSIDAGELTKTFRRAYEASEAPAARTPDDELADVLNLIDQVEDPAAIDAALLRHLTLLCALYRVYGSDPEPVRLRELVSDWELLHRGHLEVTEKHLQGDAVIASRERAVLDAAIEAVLHDGARVTVTPLDTHPFKVGISGGIEHTNSRYGALERFCTLWSQVTPTTRLTATQFGLEVVINYPDLPAKFGPLTSAAFLLLRPPADPLAQSIADLLHDIKNQVSAARVAEGMPATTRTGKLRNQVTASEHLDQAQAQAKQLRVAASLWDDQTSHALELGSFLHAFTGAVLADTPKTVSINSPQASREAHVDISEAALRSVLNNLIKNALEAMNNVGYLTIAWSATAEEAVILVSDDGPGLAPSVAIALTSRSRIHSTKQGGNGLGLLGAQTLLHRRGGQLIPTPSDVGTTWTIKLPLTTPELTETS
- the ligA gene encoding NAD-dependent DNA ligase LigA; amino-acid sequence: MTGMTTPAAVIVDAAAYAQAVEDATKASAAYYTGGTSVLDDDAYDRLVRGIAAWEAGHPEEVLPESPTGKVAGGAVDGDVPHTTAMLSLDNVFSPEEFTAWTTSLARRIDRDVTRFSVEPKLDGLAIAARYTRGRLTQLVTRGDGTAGEDVSHAIGTVEGLPTELAEPLTVEVRGEVLMTNAQFEYANTARTAHGGPPFANPRGASAGTLRAKDRPYTVPMTFFGYGLLATPGTGSALTVRLGELAHSDLMTLAGDLGVNTTATTAVPGVTVGTVEEVLTRVKEIAALRAELPFGIDGIVIKADLAADQRTAGSGSRAPRWAIAYKLPAVEKITRLLAVEWNVGRTGIIAPRGVLEPVEIDGATITYATLHNPGDITRRDLRLGDHVMVHRAGDVIPRVEAPVAHLRTGDEQPIVFPEVCPRCGAGIDTSEQRWRCENGRNCHLVAALSYAAGRDQLDIEGLGHTRVVQLVDAGLVKDLAGLFALTREQLLGLERMGETSTDNLLAAIVAAKRQPLSRVLCALGVRGTGRSMSRRIARHFATMDNIRAADADAMRQVEGIGTEKAPSIVAELAELAPLIDELAATGVNMAEPGATPPAPGADGAGGSAEDAEPTGGPLTGMSVVVTGAFPVKSFCSVRAAA
- a CDS encoding glycosyltransferase, which encodes MARRFQSASRADVPGSTTTHTPTVEIVIPVYNEERALPGCIRTLHARLRDQLPYPWRITVADNASVDSTLDVARELSEELPGVGVFHLDRKGRGLALRTVWAMSDADIVVYMDVDLSTGLDGLLPLIAPLASGHSDLAIGSRLAPGARTVRGPRRELISRCYNALIRLTHGARFSDAQCGFKAARTDVLRPLLARTEDDAWFFDTELLLLAEHNGLRIHEVAVDWVEDVDTRVDVVGTATDDLKGLWRMARLKASGAARVPVPRRPQPAAEHPDAVLAPDAARSQLAWQIGCFVLIGIASTAGQALLYWLLRGWWQPVAANFVSLLVLTLLNTEANRRLTFRYSADGVGAGRAHLGAGALFVIGYLTTSAAVLMFRDAVPDASAAAETLVLAASSVLVTTLRFLVLRLAVFRRRSS
- a CDS encoding ArnT family glycosyltransferase; amino-acid sequence: MTPTTETHAAPVLRLPVTSRALPPWAAPVALGAILLLSALLYGWALGSLGWGNSYYSAAVKSMGRDWTNFLFGSFDPAGVVTVDKPPAALWPQVLSSKIFGMHGWALILPQVVEGVAGVFVLHRTVRRWAGEGAALLAALVMTLTPITVAINRDNNPDTLLVLFLVAAAYALTRALQTDSGRRTTWWLCASGFLVGCGFLTKMMAAWMVLPALAAAWLVGARGTWLTRAGQLLTAGAVCAVSSLWWVLMVAWWPGEKPYIGGSTDGGAWDLVTGYNGLGRVFGESAGGGGGGMGNFAGGFGGEAGLLRLFNDQVAGQISWLLPVSLVAMAVAVTGAVLRRRGSGSAGEALAGSGWVLWGTWLLVCGLVFSTQEGIFHPYYTTQLAPAVAALTAGLATALVRAHRAGARWALPAGAGTVLVTVSWAVVVIRRVPSWHGWLAWVVLLVGLIAVGLLIAAGRAVRLVPVALGGALLAVLLAPGAWAVTATGSGSSMGGANPMAGPATTMFGGGNGGRLPEGLELPEGFGGAGSGTPGGASGELPEGMPSGMPTDMPGMPGGSGGSGGGTGSAGGSMPSLPGAGGGSGGRGGFGGPGGATTLTADQRKILDFATEHSDGHRITLAVEGGAQGAATFILDSDATVIGMGGFSGSDNAPSVRQLQKWTKDGELRYVLGSGSSGGPGAMMGGEDGAASQRSTWISGHCTEVPAEAYGGTSGSDDGDSAAGGIMGRTGTTLYDCAAK